CTGGACAGGATCTTCGTGTTCCGCTTCGAGAACGGCCGACTCACTCCCGCGCGCACGCCGTCGGTCACCAGCCGGGAAACCGCAGGTCCGCGCCATGTCGCCCTCCATCCGAACGGCCCATGGTTGTACTGCGTCAACGAACTGGATTCCACCGTGACCGCCTACCGCTTCAACGGCGACAGCGGTGAGTTGACGCCGTTCCAGGTGTTGTCAACCCTCAGTGAGCGGTTCACCGACAACAGCCGCGCCTCTGAAATCGAGGTCCACCCCGGCGGACGCTGGCTGTATGCCTCCAACCGCGGCGAAGACAGTGTGGCGGTCTTTGAAATCGATCAAGCCTGCGGCGAATTGCGCCTGGCGCAGACCGTCCCGACACTGGGCCGCACACCTCGATTCTTTGCCTTGCACCCGTCCGGCCGCTGGCTGTATGTTCTCAACGAGGATTCGGACACCATCGTGCGCTTCCGGGTCGATGAACACTCAGGCTTGCTGGCAAGCGTGGGCGATCCACTTCATTGCGCCAGCCCGGTTTGCATGAGCTTTGTGGGCTGATTCCTCTGGTGGCGCGCGACTGCCCGCTCCCGGGCAGGATCACGCAGACGGGTCTAACTCGGAATGTTCTGCGCCAGAAAGTCCAGCAGCATGTTGGCGGTGGACAGGTTGGTCGCGCAGGGCACGTTGTGCACATCACAAGCCCTCACAAGGGCGTTGATGTCGGGCTCATGGGGTTGTGGCGTCATAGGGTCGCGCAGAAACACCAGCGCCTGGACACGCCCTGCCACCAGCATGGCGCCGATCTGTTGGTCCCCGCCCAGCGGACCGCTGAGCACACACTCCACCGGCAGTGCCAGCTCCCGGGACAGGCGCCCCCCCGTGGTTCCGGTGGCCACCAGGACGCATTGGCGCAACAACGGCAGGTGCCTGCCGGCCAAAACCAGCATGTCGTCCTTCTTTCGGTCGTGTGCGATCAGGGCAAGTCTCATCTGTACAAAGTATCTGCTTCACTGATATTGTATGAAAATAATCTTTGATACACAAAAGCCGATTCCCTTCCGTTCCAAGGTCGTTGCCGCTTTGCCCACCAACCATCGCTACGGCGCGTATGGCCATAATTGTTCGTCAGCCACCACCAGCACACGCCAACACCATGAACACCCCCAGAGCCGCAAAAAAAGCCAGCTCGATGCCGCCCCCTCCGAGCGGCATCGCCAACTCGGTGGCGGCAGGCATTCTGGAATACATCCGCAAGCTGGATCTTCCCGCCGGTGAGCGGCTGAGGGAGCAGACGCTGGCCAACGAACTGGGCGTGTCCCGTTCGCCCATCCGAAAGGCCCTGCAGTACATGGAGTCGGCCGGGATCGTTGAATCCAGTCCGAACCGGGGATTTTTCCTCAAGCAAAGGGCAGCTGATCTGATGCGCCTGGACATGCCAGCCGACGAAGAGTCTGACGAAGCCCTGTACTTGCGCGTGGCCGAAGAGCGCCTGAGCGGCGCACTGCCAGAAGAGATTACCGAGGTTGATCTCATGGAGCGTTACGACCTGTCCCGATTGCAAGTGCAGCGCGTGCTCAATCGCATGGGGCGCGAAGGGCTGGCTGAGCGAAAGCCCGGGCGAGGCTGGGTGTTCCGCCCATTTCTCAGCACCGACACCGCCTACCGGGAGGGCTACCGATTCCGCATGATCATCGAGCCCGCCGCACTGCTGGAGCCCAGTTTCCGGATCGACAAGGTCGCATTCGACAGGATCCGGCGGGACCAGCAAGCGATGCTCGATGGCGGCATCGAAAAATGGCCCCGGAGCGAGCTGTTTCGCGCCGGCGCCCAGTTCCACGAAACCCTGGTCGCTGCGTCCAACAACAGCTTCCTGCTGGAGTCCATCCGCAACGTCAACCAGTTGCGTCGCCTGGTCGAGTACCGGGTGAACGTGGATCGCAGCCGCCTGTACCGGCAATGCGGAGAACACCTCATGCTGCTGGACCTGATCGAAGGAGGCGACCGGGTGGAAGCCTCGTACAAGTTGCGCCAGCACCTGGACGTTGCGCGCAGCATCAAGCTGCACGACGCGGATGAAGCCACGGATGGCAAAACCAAGTCCTCTCCCGTGGAAGTCAACGTGTAACCACGCATCTCTACGCATTTGTACTAAGAATTGACAAAATACAACTTCACACTATACTCCGGGATCAACTGGTGGCGCGGTGCCACCATTTCTCATGGAGACATAGATGAAGATTCTTGTGCTGCCCGGTGATGGCATTGGTCCTGAAATCGTTGCTGCTTCCCTCAAGGTGCTGACGGCCGCGAGCCAGAAGTTCGCTCTCGGTCTGAGCTTTGACCACGACGACGTGGGCTTCACCAGCCTGGAAAAAAACGGCACGACACTGCGCGACGAAACCCTGGCCAAGGCCCGCACCTACGACGGCATCATCCTGGGCACGCAATCGCACGCCGACTACCCGGCGCCGGAAAAAGGTGGCCGCAATGTTTCGGCAGGTTTCCGCATCGGCCTGGACCTGTACGCCAACGTGCGCCCCGCCCGCACCCGCCCCTTCCTGGAGTCGAACATGCGTCCGGGCAAGACCATGGATCTGGTCATCATGCGTGAGGCCACCGAGGGCTTCTACCCCGACCGCAACATGACCCGCGGCTGGGCCGAGCTGATGCCCAGCCCGGACATG
This Hydrogenophaga taeniospiralis DNA region includes the following protein-coding sequences:
- a CDS encoding lactonase family protein, whose protein sequence is MWAYIGSRTTRERNARGEGISIFQVNESTGDLTPTGVVGGLLNPSFQAYSDRHQVLYSIHGDSQEVSAFRVHTETGALTFLNQVSCEGRNPVHLALDPSHQRLVVSNHLTSAVAVLSILDDGRLGGVTQLVPLEGDPGPHRKEQPFSKPHFNPFDRSGRFVIVPDKGLDRIFVFRFENGRLTPARTPSVTSRETAGPRHVALHPNGPWLYCVNELDSTVTAYRFNGDSGELTPFQVLSTLSERFTDNSRASEIEVHPGGRWLYASNRGEDSVAVFEIDQACGELRLAQTVPTLGRTPRFFALHPSGRWLYVLNEDSDTIVRFRVDEHSGLLASVGDPLHCASPVCMSFVG
- a CDS encoding methylglyoxal synthase — translated: MRLALIAHDRKKDDMLVLAGRHLPLLRQCVLVATGTTGGRLSRELALPVECVLSGPLGGDQQIGAMLVAGRVQALVFLRDPMTPQPHEPDINALVRACDVHNVPCATNLSTANMLLDFLAQNIPS
- a CDS encoding GntR family transcriptional regulator translates to MNTPRAAKKASSMPPPPSGIANSVAAGILEYIRKLDLPAGERLREQTLANELGVSRSPIRKALQYMESAGIVESSPNRGFFLKQRAADLMRLDMPADEESDEALYLRVAEERLSGALPEEITEVDLMERYDLSRLQVQRVLNRMGREGLAERKPGRGWVFRPFLSTDTAYREGYRFRMIIEPAALLEPSFRIDKVAFDRIRRDQQAMLDGGIEKWPRSELFRAGAQFHETLVAASNNSFLLESIRNVNQLRRLVEYRVNVDRSRLYRQCGEHLMLLDLIEGGDRVEASYKLRQHLDVARSIKLHDADEATDGKTKSSPVEVNV